The Coffea arabica cultivar ET-39 chromosome 1e, Coffea Arabica ET-39 HiFi, whole genome shotgun sequence genome has a window encoding:
- the LOC140020937 gene encoding uncharacterized protein has protein sequence MDEEITFGPRDAAPLASGNHEAIVIDIVTNNYRVKKVYVDQGSAVDIMFYRVFKELGLKDDQLTLVRTPLVGFTGPPISLEGMITLMVTVGQAPKCRTVPVNFVVVKQSSLYNVFLGRPALNALRAIPSTFHLSVKFLTPGGIAEVHGYPEVARACYLATLRGQKKVIAQTTCLEPYIPGDEAQQLDTQDEVEEFPLREDRPDQVLRIGALLPAKEKEGLKALLREYSQVFAWSVDDMPGIPTDLAVHHLNVDPHFKPVKQKKRSFAPERNEVIRAEVGKLLESRIIMEVYYSTWLANPVLEDVR, from the coding sequence ATGGACGAGGAGATTACCTTCGGACCAAGGGATGCGGCCCCCCTGGCTTCCGGGAACCACGAGGCCATTGTGATAGACATTGTCACCAACAACTACCGGGTGAAGAAGGTGTATGTCGACCAAGGTAGCGCGGTTGACATTATGTTCTATCGGGTGTTCAAGGAGCTCGGACTGAAGGATGACCAGCTAACCCTGGTTCGGACACCTCTGGTGGGCTTCACTGGACCACCCATCAGTTTGGAGGGGATGATCACCCTGATGGTCACGGTAGGACAGGCTCCCAAATGCCGGACCGTTCCTGTTAATTTCGTGGTGGTCAAGCAGTCGTCCCTATACAATGTGTTCTTGGGGAGACCTGCTTTGAACGCCCTCCGAGCTATTCCCTCTACTTTCCACCTCAGCGTCAAGTTCCTCACCCCTGGAGGGATAGCCGAGGTGCACGGATATCCAGAAGTAGCCAGAGCTTGCTACCTGGCCACGCTCCGCGGGCAGAAAAAGGTGATCGCCCAGACAACCTGTTTGGAGCCCTACATCCCGGGGGATGAGGCCCAACAGCTGGACACCCAGGATGAGGTTGAGGAGTTCCCCCTAAGAGAGGATCGGCCCGACCAGGTTCTCCGCATTGGAGCCTTGTTGCCCGCCAAGGAGAAGGAGGGCTTGAAGGCTCTGCTAAGGGAATACTCCCAAGTCTTCGCTTGGTCGGTGGATGACATGCCCGGGATTCCGACAGACCTGGCAGTCCACCATCTCAATGTGGACCCTCACTTCAAGCCGGTGAAGCAGAAGAAGAGGAGCTTCGCCCCCGAAAGGAATGAGGTGATCAGGGCGGAGGTCGGCAAATTGCTGGAATCCAGGATCATTATGGAGGTCTACTACTCGACCTGGCTGGCCAATCCCGTCCTGGAGGATGTGCGTTGA